From the genome of Streptomyces ficellus:
CCGAGGCGGATCGGCCCGTTCGAGGTGCTCGGCCGGCTCGGTGCCGGGGGCATGGGCCTGGTCTATCTCGCGCGCTCGGCGTCCGGACGGCGCGTGGCGATCAAGACCGTACGGACCGAGCTCGCCGAGGACCAGCTGTTCCGCGTCCGCTTCACGCGCGAGGTGGAGGCCGCACGGGCGGTGTCCGGCTTCTACACGGCGGCCGTCGTGGACGCCGATCCACGGGCGGCGGTGCCGTGGCTGGCGACCGCGTACGTCCCGGCGCCCTCGCTCGAGGAAATAGTGAATGAGTGCGGGCCGCTGCCCGCCCAGGCCGTGCGCTGGCTGGCCGCGGGCATCGCCGAGGCCCTCCAGTCCATCCACGGCGCCGGCCTGGTCCACCGCGACCTCAAGCCGTCGAACGTGCTCGTCGTGGAGGACGGGCCGCGCGTCATCGACTTCGGCATCGCGTCCGGCGTCTCCAACACCCGGCTGACGATGACCAACGTCGCCGTGGGCACGCCCGCCTACATGTCACCCGAGCAGGCGAAGGACTCGCGCAGCGTCACCGGCGCGAGCGACGTGTTCTCGCTCGGCTCCACCCTGGTGTTCGCCGCGACCGGGCACGCGCCCTACCACGGGGCCAACCCGGTGGAGACCGTCTTCATGCTGCTGCGCGAGGGCCCCGACCTGGAAGGCCTGCCGGACGAGCTGCGGCCCCTGATCGATTCCTGCATGCAGACCGAGGCGGCGCTGCGGCCCACGCCCGCGGACCTCCAGGCACAGCTGGCACCGCACCTGTTCTCCGGGAGCGACGACAGCGGTACGGCGTCGGCCTGGCTGCCCGGCCGGGCGACGGCCATGATCGAGACCCGCCGCGGCGGCCGGCCCAGCACCCCGCCGCCCCCGCCCGCGCCACCGGCCGCCCCGCCCCCCGCGCCGCCGTCCGGCCCCCCGCCCGCCCGGGACCACGGCCGGGACGGCGCCCGCGACCCGCGCACCGGGCAGGCCGCACCCGCCGCCCCGGTCCGGCTGCATGGCGCCCCCGTGCCGATCGGCCCCGGCCCCCGCGTCGCCGACACGCGCGCCGCCTTCGCCGTGGACGCCGGCACCGCCACCGGGTGGATCCGCCGCCCCGCCGCCGGCCCCAACGGCGCCGACCCGGCCGGATCCGCCCCCGCGTCCGGCCCGGCGCACCCCGCCCCGCCCACCGGCCCGCCCGTCCCCGCGCCCGCCACCCAGGAGCCCGCGGGCCCCGGACACTGGCGGCCGTGGCGGTTCCGGATGTCCAACGACGTGTGGGGCACCCCGGTCGTCGCGGGCGACCTGCTGTACGTCACCTC
Proteins encoded in this window:
- a CDS encoding PQQ-binding-like beta-propeller repeat protein, which gives rise to MEQLTQHDPRRIGPFEVLGRLGAGGMGLVYLARSASGRRVAIKTVRTELAEDQLFRVRFTREVEAARAVSGFYTAAVVDADPRAAVPWLATAYVPAPSLEEIVNECGPLPAQAVRWLAAGIAEALQSIHGAGLVHRDLKPSNVLVVEDGPRVIDFGIASGVSNTRLTMTNVAVGTPAYMSPEQAKDSRSVTGASDVFSLGSTLVFAATGHAPYHGANPVETVFMLLREGPDLEGLPDELRPLIDSCMQTEAALRPTPADLQAQLAPHLFSGSDDSGTASAWLPGRATAMIETRRGGRPSTPPPPPAPPAAPPPAPPSGPPPARDHGRDGARDPRTGQAAPAAPVRLHGAPVPIGPGPRVADTRAAFAVDAGTATGWIRRPAAGPNGADPAGSAPASGPAHPAPPTGPPVPAPATQEPAGPGHWRPWRFRMSNDVWGTPVVAGDLLYVTSFEVHALDVGTGRRQFKTRDVAWTMAVAGGRIHASDGPHLYALDALDGGERWRVRTDAWAYSVKVDRGTVVTGTRGGGVQGWEASNGEKLWEITGAQTDFETPDAGPALIDDTVYVWQDARLRALDARTGTERWSYPIGDAASCGGVPVRVTPAEDGYVYVAAGTRVLSVDIRSGHVRWHFEAPAVFLSPPAFAPGPAVTGGGVYLADYLGTVYAIDAATGKDRWRIATESRQSSEPVLVADGNVHVGSGSAVYTLDAVTGTPKWRFPAGGPVIGAPVVADGRLHFGSADHVLYTLDASGGQLRWKLTTGGEITGSLVARSGVVYACSKDRCVYALDAVKGTATGRGSGSGNGGGGR